The following are encoded in a window of Fulvia fulva chromosome 7, complete sequence genomic DNA:
- a CDS encoding Metal-dependent hydrolase lscR: protein MSMPSLLLRTSRTSIACASRNLRTTTNPYLSSARAMTSISTTTPSNPRPAPDDVSVKTHHNKGKKGFTNPWPSFREMNFWTIMRWVWLGKIEGTRSDPDLTGPLPPVRKSNFLPTRETATLRATWLGHACSYLEFPNGLRVLFDPVFEERCSPFSFAGPKRYTKAPCQVEDLPFVDVLVISHNHYDHMSWPTLQALRKRFPDVQVLTPLGNKQWFKEGGFRNVEQMDWWEEREVKVEVEGKEMEARIGCLPAQHTSARFGWDKGERLWGSFSIEAGGKNVWFAGDTGYRTVPKLGKGEDDYGEAHKDLPHCPAFEQIGELRGPFDLGLIPIGAYEPRWLMSPVHANPYDSVDIYVETKCERALGIHWGTWVLTEEEVLEPPRMLKEALKRKGLKEEGAFEVCDIGESREY, encoded by the exons ATGTCCATGCCTTCGCTTTTGCTTCGCACCTCACGAACCAGCATAGCCTGCGCATCACGAAACCTTCGAACAACCACAAACCCCTACCTCTCGTCAGCTCGCGCGATGACTTCCATCTCCACCACCACTCCCTCGAATCCTCGACCAGCACCCGATGATGTCTCTGTCAAAACTCATCATAATAAGGGCAAGAAGGGCTTCACCAACCCATGGCCCTCGTTCCGCGAGATGAACTTCTGGACTATCATGCGCTGG GTATGGCTCGGAAAGATAGAAGGAACACGCTCCGATCCCGACCTCACAGGGCCCTTGCCCCCAGTACGCAAGTCTAACTTCCTTCCAACACGAGAAACAGCGACTTTACGCGCAACATGGCTAGGTCACGCATGCTCCTACCTCGAATTCCCCAACGGCCTCCGCGTCCTCTTCGATCCAGTGTTCGAGGAGAGGTGTAGTCCTTTCAGCTTCGCGGGCCCGAAGCGGTATACGAAAGCCCCGTGCCAGGTGGAGGATCTGCCGTTTGTGGATGTTTTGGTGATAAGTCATAATCACTATGATCATATGAGTTGGCCCACACTACAGGCGTTGAGGAAGAGATTCCCGGATGTGCAGGTTCTCACGCCGTTGGGGAACAAGCAGTGGTTCAAGGAGGGAGGCTTCAGGAATGTAGAACAGATGGATTGGTGGGAGGAGCGGGAAGTCAAGGTAGAGGTAGAGGGTAAAGAGATGGAAGCGAGGATAGGGTGTTTACCAGCACAACATACCTCCGCACGCTTCGGATGGGATAAGGGTGAGAGACTTTGGGGCAGTTTCAGTATCGAAGCTGGAGGGAAGAATGTGTGGTTCGCAGGTGATACTGGGTATAGAACAGTGCCGAAGCTGGGCAAGGGAGAGGACGATTATGGAGAGGCGCATAAGGATCTGCCGCATTGTCCAGCATTTGAGCAGATTGGGGAGTTGAGGGGCCCTTTTGATTTGGGACTGATACCGATTGGAGCGTATGAGCCAAGGTGGCTGATGTCGCCGGTGCATGCGAATCCGTATGATAGTGTTGACATCTATGTCGAGACCAAGTGTGAGAGGGCATTGGGGATACATTGGGGGACGTGGGTGTTGACGGAGGAGGAGGTGTTGGAGCCACCGCGGATGCTGAAGGAGGCGTTGAAGAGGAAGGGCTTGAAAGAGGAGGGAGCTTTTGAGGTTTGTGATATTGGTGAGTCGAGGGAATATTGA
- a CDS encoding Catechol 1,2-dioxygenase translates to MDRHPYRPGHIHLIVLKEGYEPITTQIFDAKSDYLDNDSVFAVKDSLTVEFQARKNDPEAKLEIQYDVRMAPSDPTKKKASL, encoded by the exons ATGGATCGTCACCCTTATAGACCTGGCCACATTCATCTGATA GTGCTCAAAGAAGGCTACGAGCCTATCACTACGCAGATCTTCGACGCAAAGAGCGACTACCTTGATAATGACTCG GTTTTCGCTGTGAAGGACAGTCTCACAGTGGAATTCCAAGCCCGGAAGAACGATCCAGAGGCCAAGCTTGAGATCCAGTACGATGTGCGCATGGCACCTTCTGATCCGACGAAGAAGAAAGCCTCATTGTGA
- a CDS encoding FAD-dependent monooxygenase orf3 — MPSTTPSSKRDFDLAIIGGGISGQTLAIALHTRGLRVKIYEQAPSFGEVGAGVAFTGNAVQSMKHCYSGIYEAFEKVRTGNIWDSKKKVWFDYHDGFSVKEGGEGTWAFSIVNQLGQAGVHRARYLDELVKLIPEDVVDFGRRLEGLGRDKKTGRHVLHFHDGSTATATAVIGCDGIKSKVRSLMYGPSHPCSKPTYSHKYAYRALATMEDAVKAVGEEKAKNACMHMGPGGHMLTFPVNHGKTLNIVAFHTTDDEWPDDSHLTRPAKREDALKDFEGYGSDVRNLLELCQPNLDVWAIFHLGDNPVPKYNYGSVLLIGDAAHATSPHHGAGAGFCIEDSAVLADLLADERVKSQKDIAAAFETFDQVRRERGNWLVQTSQHIGNCYEWLAEGVGEDFKKIKHEIDTRNGMIADVDVASMCREAKQRLGASLAASGKL; from the coding sequence atgCCTTCCACCACCCCATCATCAAAAAGAGACTTCGACCTCGCCATAATCGGCGGCGGAATCTCAGGTCAAACCCTCGCCATCGCCCTCCACACCCGCGGCTTGCGCGTAAAAATCTACGAACAAGCCCCTTCCTTCGGCGAAGTCGGCGCAGGAGTCGCCTTCACAGGCAACGCAGTCCAGTCCATGAAGCACTGCTACAGTGGAATCTACGAAGCCTTTGAGAAAGTCCGAACTGGGAACATTTGGGACAGCAAGAAGAAAGTGTGGTTTGATTATCACGATGGGTTCAGTGTGAAGGAAGGCGGCGAGGGGACGTGGGCGTTTAGTATTGTGAATCAGTTAGGACAGGCGGGGGTGCATAGGGCGAGGTATTTGGATGAGTTGGTCAAGTTGATTCCGGAGGATGTGGTGGATTTTGGGAGGAGGTTGGAGGGGTTGGGGAGGGATAAGAAGACTGGACGGCACGTGCTTCATTTCCATGATGGGTCCACCGCTACAGCGACGGCGGTGATAGGGTGTGATGGCATCAAGTCGAAGGTCCGGAGTCTGATGTATGGACCTTCTCATCCGTGTTCGAAGCCGACGTATTCGCACAAGTACGCGTACCGCGCGTTAGCGACGATGGAGGATGCGGTGAAAGCCGTGGGCGAGGAGAAGGCGAAGAATGCGTGTATGCACATGGGTCCTGGGGGACACATGCTCACTTTCCCCGTCAACCACGGGAAAACGCTGAACATTGTGGCGTTCCACACGACGGACGACGAATGGCCAGACGATTCACACCTCACACGGCCAGCGAAGCGAGAGGATGCGCTGAAAGACTTCGAGGGCTATGGGAGCGATGTGAGGAATTTGCTGGAATTGTGTCAGCCGAATCTGGACGTATGGGCGATTTTCCATCTGGGTGACAATCCTGTACCTAAGTACAACTACGGAAGTGTCCTCTTGATCGGTGACGCGGCGCACGCGACGAGTCCACATCACGGTGCCGGAGCTGGCTTTTGTATTGAAGATAGTGCCGTGCTGGCGGATCTGTTGGCTGATGAGAGGGTGAAGAGCCAGAAAGATATTGCAGCTGCGTTTGAGACGTTCGATCAGGTGAGGAGGGAGAGAGGGAATTGGTTGGTGCAGACGAGCCAGCACATTGGAAACTGTTATGAATGGCTTGCGGAGGGCGTTGGGGAGGACTTCAAGAAGATTAAGCATGAGATTGATACGAGGAATGGTATGATTGCGGATGTGGATGTTGCGAGTATGTGTCGGGAGGCGAAGCAGCGGCTGGGTGCTAGTTTAGCGGCGAGTGGAAAGCTGTGA
- a CDS encoding C-8 sterol isomerase, translated as MASKNKSKTPKTSKPNYTGISIFIALLAASYGLYLFLESQLENFYIFTPSHLHQISLSAISKHGNNTEAIVSSIVSDLQAIPSIAPYINLDQEWVFNNAGGAMGAMYIIHASITEYLIIFGTALGTEGHTGRHTADDYFNILSGTQLAYQPGPGVFHPEVYPAGSVHHLRRGEVKQYKMDSACFALEYARGWIPPMLGFGYADTFSSTLDFPTLWATTRITGREMIGNLLNLKF; from the coding sequence ATGGCGTCCAAAAACAAATCCAAGACGCCCAAAACATCAAAACCCAACTATACTGGAATTTCCATCTTCATCGCGCTTTTAGCCGCCTCCTACGGCCTCTACCTCTTCCTCGAGTCCCAACTCGAGAACTTCTACATCTTCACCCCCTCCCACCTCCACCAGATCTCCCTCTCAGCAATCTCCAAACACGGCAACAACACAGAAGCCATCGTCTCCTCCATCGTCTCCGACCTCCAAGCCATCCCCTCCATCGCCCCCTACATCAACCTCGACCAGGAATGGGTCTTCAACAACGCCGGCGGCGCCATGGGCGCCATGTACATCATTCACGCCAGCATTACCGAGTACCTCATCATCTTCGGCACAGCCCTCGGGACAGAGGGCCACACGGGCCGCCACACTGCTGATGATTACTTCAACATTTTGTCTGGGACGCAGCTCGCATATCAACCTGGACCGGGCGTCTTTCATCCGGAGGTTTACCCAGCGGGTAGTGTGCATCATTTGAGGCGTGGGGAGGTGAAGCAGTATAAGATGGATTCTGCTTGTTTTGCCCTGGAGTATGCGAGAGGATGGATCCCGCCGATGTTGGGGTTTGGGTATGCGGATACGTTCAGTAGTACGTTGGATTTCCCGACGCTGTGGGCGACGACGAGGATTACGGGGAGGGAGATGATTGGGAATCTTTTGAACTTGAAGTTTTGA
- a CDS encoding Sorbicillinoid biosynthetic cluster transcription factor sor3, producing the protein METPESASILQHQSGSDAPTSPQPKRQRISQACTPCRDRKTRCDGRQPVCVACENRGVASICTFDYARRQRAKPSQAPRRPTEVPNRLADPTSAQATSEVPANRPQLLPTGPTAAALYPKPPQRSGIDPGLSPSVPAHGLVHARADGLATIAAGHDESLYGPSSTVAFLRHVMPNQSRHGSVTPVHHVSHGSRELPDARNGSAVPDRLPAKADGVAVLPRRRQADHFLLCFWEFIHPLFPVLHKPSFMLKYERLWVEDDQIQAAHESEAEEAIFTSTLNLVFALGSKFSTQVDPSQKVSVADDFYQRSRQSYPFDILDSTSINLVQILVLTAVYLQSTEHASRCWNSLGLAIRMGQSLGLHVDHGSRKAITQLELEMRRRIWHTCMNLDRLLAMTFGRPSMIDRFTDVPAPALVDDEYLSDRDIGVQPSSVPSRLGLFVSSCQLFDLLEEILELFYRDSSGTSSQKHPNGMTQASELLAPVLDLNRRLDKFVENVPEYLQVPTSGSGTEDHIHLQQQVLYCRFLYVRLLSLRPVLLMSTRRNAKAFTTPMSLDDDLIRSCCTLCTFTACRLIDTLYENLGTLYRSSGWHTVYFTFSAAIVLLASSKVEELGPHVNRPTIEAAWARCWQVLQHYEGQIHSAAHARNILQTMKARMTDSFRRGGDSQRTVAHDNYAVRQDTNGTATAYNNEIYPQISLDDIDLTFSADNMSEAWFGQQLISLDWLEMSQM; encoded by the exons ATGGAGACACCAGAGTCAGCATCTATCCTACAGCATCAGTCCGGATCTGACGCGCCAACTTCACCGCAGCCCAAGAGACAGCGCATCTCGCAAGCCTGTACGCCGTGTCGAGATCGTAAAACGCGATGTGATGGGAGGCAGCCCGTTTGTGTAGCATGTGAGAATCGTGGTGTGGCCAGCATCTGTACATTCGATTATGCTCGTCGGCAGCGCGCAAAGCCATCTCAAGCTCCACGACGACCAACAGAGGTTCCGAACCGACTAGCCGATCCGACATCTGCTCAAGCAACATCGGAAGTGCCTGCGAACAGGCCTCAGTTACTCCCTACTG GCCCTACAGCAGCAGCACTGTACCCGAAACCTCCTCAGAGATCAGGAATAGATCCCGGACTCAGTCCCAGCGTACCTGCTCATGGCTTGGTACACGCCAGAGCAGATGGTCTGGCTACCATCGCAGCTGGTCATGATGAATCTCTGTATGGACCATCCTCGACCGTTGCTTTTCTGCGGCATGTCATGCCGAATCAAAGTCGACACGGCTCGGTAACACCAGTACATCACGTCTCCCATGGTTCCAGAGAGTTACCAGATGCGAGGAATGGGTCAGCTGTGCCGGACCGTCTACCTGCGAAGGCTGATGGTGTTGCTGTGCTTCCACGCCGGCGGCAGGCTGACCACTTCTTGTTATGCTTCTGGGAGTTCATCCATCCATTGTTCCCGGTATTGCATAAGCCCAGCTTCATGCTGAAATATGAGAGACTCTGGGTAGAGGACGATCAAATACAGGCTGCTCATGAGTCGGAAGCCGAAGAAGCCATCTTCACGTCTACACTAAACTTGGTCTTTGCCCTGGGTAGCAAGTTCAGCACCCAGGTAGATCCGTCGCAGAAAGTCTCGGTGGCAGACGATTTCTACCAGAGATCTCGGCAATCATATCCTTTCGATATCCTCGACTCCACCTCTATCAATTTAGTGCAGATTCTGGTTCTCACCGCGGTTTACTTGCAGAGTACAGAGCACGCAAGCCGTTGCTGGAACAGCCTGGGACTAGCAATACGGATGGGTCAAAGTCTGGGATTACACGTGGACCATGGTAGTCGCAAAGCCATCACACAGCTGGAGCTAGAGATGCGTCGAAGGATATGGCATACTTGCATGAACCTTGACCGTTTGCTAGCCATGACTTTCGGGCGGCCTTCCATGATCGACAGATTCACTGACGTTCCAGCCCCTGCTTTGGTCGATGACGAGTATCTTAGcgaccgcgacatcgggGTCCAACCTTCGTCTGTCCCATCACGGCTCGGACTCTTCGTTTCGTCTTGCCAATTGTTTGACCTTCTTGAGGAGATCTTGGAGCTCTTCTACAGAGATAGCTCTGGCACCAGCTCACAGAAGCACCCCAATGGGATGACACAAGCCTCGGAGCTGCTAGCACCTGTCCTGGACCTGAATCGGAGGTTGGACAAGTTCGTTGAGAATGTGCCGGAGTATTTGCAAGTACCGACAAGTGGCAGTGGCACCGAGGATCATATCCACCTGCAGCAACAGGTACTTTATTGCCGCTTTCTCTATGTGAGACTGCTGTCATTACGACCAGTGTTACTCATGTCGACGAGGAGGAATGCAAAGGCCTTCACGACTCCCATGTCACTGGATGACGACTTGATCCGAAGCTGCTGCACGCTTTGTACCTTTACAGCATGTCGTCTGATCGACACTCTATACGAGAATCTGGGGACTCTATATCGAAGCTCTGGCTGGCATACCGTGTACTTCACATTCTCTGCAGCTATAGTGCTGCTGGCCTCATCCAAGGTGGAAGAGCTTGGCCCTCATGTCAACAGGCCCACCATCGAAGCGGCGTGGGCGCGGTGTTGGCAGGTTTTGCAACACTACGAGGGACAAATACATTCGGCAGCGCATGCTCGAAACATTCTGCAGACCATGAAGGCGCGGATGACTGACTCGTTCCGCCGTGGAGGAGACAGTCAGCGTACAGTGGCACATGACAACTATGCTGTCAGACAGGACACAAACGGTACTGCGACAGCTTACAACAACGAGATTTACCCACAGATCAGCTTGGACGATATTGACCTGACATTCAGTGCGGATAATATGTCGGAAGCATGGTTTGGTCAACAGCTGATCAGTCTTGATTGGCTAGAGATGTCTCAAATGTAG
- a CDS encoding Catechol 1,2-dioxygenase: MTSNGLSHKGPEMKKNADGSARFDPTFTQSVIEAMGPKTSPRMREVMSSLVPHLHDFAREVELTVDEWMAGVNLLNWAGQMSNDRRNEGQLVCDVVGLESLVDEITYKKASEAADTATQSAILGPFLRTDHPVRSKGANIHITKGEGAEQLYFFGQVVDAKSGQPLANASVDVWMASTNGLYEQQDDKQIEHNLRGKFMTDANGEYAFYCIRPTPYPVPFDGPAGK; this comes from the exons ATGACTTCCAACGGACTAAGCCACAAAGGTCCAGAGATGAAGAAGAATGCCGATGGCTCTGCTCGCTTCGACCCGACTTTTACACAAAGCGTCATCGAAGCCATGGGTCCCAAGACTTCGCCTCGAATGAGAGAAGTGATGTCTTCTTTGGTTCCACATCTGCACGATTTCGCTCGTGAGGTCGAGTTGACCGTCGATGAGTGGATGGCAGGTGTCAATCTGCTGAACTGGGCCGGACAGATGAGCAACGACAGGAGAAACGAAGGCCAGCTCGTCTGTGACGTGGTCGGTCTTGAGTC CCTGGTTGACGAAATCACATACAAGAAAGCGTCGGAAGCCGCAGATACTGCGACCCAGAGTGCTATCCTTGGCCCATTCCTTAGAACAGACCATCCAGTGCGATCGAAGGGCGCGAACATCCATATCACCAAAGGCGAGGGTGCCGAGCAACTGTACTTCTTCGGCCAGGTGGTTGACGCCAAGTCTGGGCAGCCTTTGGCGAATGCATCTGTGGATGTGTGGATGGCGTCTACCAATG GATTGTACGAGCAACAAGATGACAAACAGATCGAGCATAATCTTCGTGGCAAGTTCATGACGGATGCCAACGGCGAGTATGCATTTTACTGCATCAGGCCGACGCCATATCCGGTGCCTTTCGACGGTCCTGCGGGCAAATAG